The uncultured Paludibaculum sp. sequence ACGACCGGCTCATCGGGGAATCATCGCCAGCACCAATCCGTCACGGCTTTGCGCGGGGGAGGGCGACGCGACACTGATCCTCGGCGGCCGCCGAAAGTGCCGGGGCGAAGACGCTCTTCACCCGTCGAACACATCCAAAGAGAGGAATCTCTAGAAGGTCGCATTCGGCCGCGATATGAAGGCGACGCGCGGGCTTGCCGCCAGGAAACGTACAGAGTCCCAGGGGGCCGTTCTCACCCGGCACGCGAATGTCGTTCGCTTTCGTCACGAAAAACGCCGCTCGCGTCCACGGCGATGCCCCTGACGCAGTCAGAACCGGAGAGATTGCGACCGAGGTCTTCGCCCGTCTTTAGAGCTGCATCGACAATCGGTCCTGAAGTGGCAAGTGCGGAACGTAACGGTTCGACGTTCAGAAATGACCCGTCGGCTCATCAGTAGGGGCGGCCAGTTCGGCGTTGAAGAGTGCCCGGATCTTCTCCACCGTGGCGCCAGGTTCGTCGCCGTTGAGGTCGTGGACTGCATTGGCCACGTGCCGGGCAACATCAGCCAGGAGGATTCCCCAAATGGAGGCGTCAGACCACGTCTCTGGCCGCAACGCGCAGACGAGTCCGCCATTCGCCACCCACGCCCGGACTACCTCCCGAGCTTTGGGATCGGTTTCGACCTCTGCCGGAACACTGAGATCTCGGTCCACATTCTTTCTGGATTTGAACACGCATCGATTCTAGCGTGCTTCAAAACGCCCATGCGACGGGGTCCTGCCGGGATCAGATCTCAAGGTGGGGCGTGCGTCCATCTCGCGTCCTCCGCATCAACTGCCGGCGGGTCGCCATGGCGGTGGCCGGACGACTGACACGCAGGCCTTCGCTCGTCTTGCCGGATAGGCTCCCTCTGCAGGACATCTGCTCGTGACAACGCCGCCGCCGTATTCGGGTAGACGACGCTGTTCCTGCATCCGCGGCTGCGAACACCAATCCCGAACCGCATCACGGTCCGGGCACACAAATCGAGACGGACACGATGGGGCGCCCAGAGTAAATGCGCTGCAACCGCCACCGCGTCCCACGCCATATACTCAGCGTGAGGTCTCAATGGCGTACGAACTGGACTTGACCCGCCGCGCGTTTGCCGGCATGCTCGCAGCCGCTCCGCTCACTAGCGCGGACAACGATTGGATTGACCTGTTTGACGGCCGCAGTCTTCAAGGCTGGCGACCCAGCGAAAACAAAAATTCGTGGACCGTGAAGGACGGCAACCTCTGGTGCGACGGTCCGCGATCCCACCTCTTCTACGACGGGCCGGTTCACGGTGCGGATTTCCGCAATTTCGAACTGGAAGTCGAAGCCCGTGCACCTCACGCGGCCAATTCCGGCGTCTACTTCCACACTCGTTATCAGGAATCGAACTT is a genomic window containing:
- a CDS encoding DUF5076 domain-containing protein; this encodes MFKSRKNVDRDLSVPAEVETDPKAREVVRAWVANGGLVCALRPETWSDASIWGILLADVARHVANAVHDLNGDEPGATVEKIRALFNAELAAPTDEPTGHF